Below is a genomic region from Leifsonia sp. Root112D2.
ACAACCGCGGCTACGCAAGGCTCATCGGCGACCTCGATGCACTGCCGCCGATGGAGCGCAACAGTCTGTGGCTCACCTTCACCGATCCTGATTGGCGCCGCGCCATCGTGGAGTGGGAATCCCTCGCCCGCCGCTCGGTAAGCCGCCTCCGCGCGCAGTGGCCGTCGCACGCCAGCGACCCCTCGTGGCAGTCGCTCGTGAACAGGCTCGTGGCGGCCTCGCCGGACTTTGCCCGCATGTGGCAGTCCCACGACGTTTCAGAGGCGGTACCGGAGTTCAAACAGATCCTCAACCCCGAGGTCGGCCTGATGCGGTTCGACATCTCGACGACCTGGCTCGCCCCGCGTATCGGAGCGCGGCTCGTGGTGCTGACGCCCTCCGACGAGCGGACCCGTGAACGATTCGCCTTACTCGTGCGCGACTGAAACGGTTTCTGCCGGCCGATCGCATGCCTCGACGCAGGCCAGCCGGCGCATCCGTGAAATGCAACAGGCCGGATCTTTCGATCCGGCCTGTTCACTGTCTCAACCAGTGTGAGTGGTTCGGGAAATCCACTTTGGCCCGGAAACACTTGGGTTTTTTCCAAGGCTCCACGTGCCGTTCCAGGCAGGAACCCCCCAGATTCCACCCTGCCCCTTGCCGCCCAATGATTTCGCTGGATTCTCGACGCCCGGCTCGCTACTCGTCGGCAAGGCTCAGTGAGGCAACGAGGGAGCCGGAGCGCGCGTATTCGTCGGCGCACGCAACGATAGAGTCGGCAAATGGCTGAGAATCCGTGGTATCAGACGCTCCGATCCAAGTGGAAGCCCGCGAAGGTCCGGCTCCTGCTTATCGGCGAGTCAGCACCGGCCGATCACGGCGATCCGGCGAACCGACGATTCTTCTACTCAGAACCTCTTTCGCATGCCGATAACCTCTTCAGATCCGTCGTCGCCGCGCTCTACGACAGCGGAAAGCTGACCAAGGGCGATTCAAAACAACCATGGCTCGACCGGCTGCGAACCGACGGCGTTTATCTCATCGATTTAGCGCCAGAGCCCGTGAACGCACTCTCCGGCGCGGCCAGACGCTCGGTACTGAGAGCCAGCGTTGACGACTGCGTCAAGCGTGCTACCGAACTGCAGCCTGAAGGCATCATCATCTGCCATGGACCAAGCTTCGCGCTTCTCGAAAGCCCCTTGAGAACCGCACGCCTTCCGCTTCTCCACGACGCCCCTATTCCGTTCCCGCTCGGCAATACGCGGGCCCAGTTCATCGAGGATGTTCGTTCGGCCATCGCAAAGACAAGGCTGAAAGGACTGCCTCCGGTATTTTCCAAAAGCCGTAGCGATGGCTTCGATACTGTTGCCCAGTGACGATAAGGAAAGATCTCGACGAGCGGTTGGCCGAGCAAATCGACTGGATCTACGCATCGGCTGAGCGTTTCGACGCAGGAATCACATCCGAGGCAAAACGGATCGCCACCGTAATCAGAACACTCGTCCACAACACCGGCGCCTCTATTTCACTCCTGCACCAACTCGGCATACAGGAGTCGATGACCTGGTATTCCATGATCGAGCCTGTCCCCGCCGAGTCCCGACCTGGAAGACCTCGTCCTCCAGACAGTCAATTTCGATGGAGGCGCGCACATCGACCCGAGACTGCCGGATGCATACAAAAGTCTCAGCCGCGACGGCGGTCTGCACCCGCTGAGGATCAACAGCGCCGGGAGCACCTACCCAGATTCCTCCAGCCCCGTGCCCGCCGCAATCAGGACCATCGCTCTCGAACTCGTGCAATCCATCAGAGCCGTGGGATCGTGACTCGGGCACTGCAGTCTGTTAGCTAGTTGTTGAACAGCTCCCGAAACCGGGCATTAACCGCAACAACTTGCGGCTCGGTGAGCAGCCAGCGAGTCCGGTGAGGCCCGAGCTTGCCATATTCCGCCCGAAGAAAATCACGGATTCGCTTCTGTGAGACGCCCAGTTCTCGAGACAAATCTGCAGGCGTCACCGGATCATTCATGCGATCAGCGTATGGGATCGCGGGCGGTCCTGAGCAGATGTCGGCTCGAACTGCGAAGGTGCCTATGCCTCCTACCGTGCAAATTGTTTTGCGTTGGATCGCTATCCTTACCGAGAAGCCTCTGGGCATTCAGCCTTGGATGCCCAAGGGGCTGCGAGAAATGGAGTTTTCACTTGTCGAATGAACCGATCTTGCTGTTCTTGCATGGTGTTGGAGACGGCGACCAGGATGACAACTGGAAGATACATTTCGCAGAGGCCCTGACACGGCTGGGATACCCCGATCTGGACACAGTGCGAGTCATAGCGCCCAAGTACGCACACGCGCTGAAGGGCTGGGATGACAAAGAGCTGCTGCCGAGCGTGACGATCAAGCAGCTTGGCCGGGAGGCGGCCAAGAAGAATCGCCGAGACTTCGAACGGCGTATGGCGGCCATCGAGTTCAGACTCGGACGTCATGATCCCGGCAATGGCCAGCCGGGTGGTGACGCGCTCATCGGCGCGGCCGTCGGGCTTCCGTTCTTCAAGCAAGCGCACAACTACCTCAGGAATCCTCAGATTCGCGCGCAAGTTCTGAACCGTATCCTCGCGAAGCTGCCCGAGTCAGGGAGGCTCGTGATCGTCGGCCATAGCCTAGGCTCTGTGATCGCCGCTGACCTTGTGCGTCGCCTGCCGGTTGGCCTCGAGGTTGCCGGCCTGGTGACCATTGGGAGCCCCTTGGCGAACGGAAGCTTCGACGTCGACAAACTACGGGAGACGTTGAAAGAACCGCCAACGAACCTGGCATGGTGGGTGAACTTCTGGAATGCCTCCGATCCCGTGGCCGCCCACCGGGGGTTGTCCTCTGTCTTCCCTTGGATGATCGATTTTCGGATTGACACGAAGACGGTGGTGCTCAAGGCTCACGCTGCGGTGGAATACCTCAACGATGAGGCCGTTGCCGCGGCCATCGGCTTCGCGCTGTTCGGGTCCAGATCGAAGGAGCTTGCGCGTATCGACAACGGTGTCGACATCTCGTTGGATACCGCGGAACGTCTCACCCTTCTGGCATTGCGGTACGCATACCTGATCAAGTTGAAGCTGGAGGGCGACCAACAGGATCGTTTCGCGGGCGCGCTTCGACAGGTGCAAGCGACTGCCGTTGACGACATCAGGAGACGGAATGCCAGCGATCACAGAGGGATGCCGTCGGCGGTTGCGCGCCTCGCGTTCGACCTCTCCGATCCGCAAGCTACTGTGCCCGAGCCGCTCCCGAGCAGCTATTTCGCGAAGGACGAGGCCGTAGTCCCGTTGACGATCCTCGCGGTAGAGAACCTCATTCGACCATTCGAAATCTTGATCCCGAAGAACAAGCGGCAGGATGCCATGGAGGATCTCACCGCTGAGATGGGATTGGGAAGCCAGTACGGTGCCGATGTGTTTGCCGCCGCCAAAGATGCGCAGGAGGCGCTGAGCGGCGGCCGCGGAGTGAACTGGGTTAAGTGGGTCGCACTTGGTGCCGGTGCGGCCGCGATTGTCGTGGCGACCGGCGGCCTGGCCCTCGCGGCTGCTCCCGGTCTCGTCGGAGCCGCAGTGATCACCAGCGCGCTGGCGAGCTTTGGGCCTGGCGGAATGATCGGCGGCCTGCTGATGGCGGGAACCCTCGTCACCGCGGGCGGCGGCGGCATCGCGCTCGGCCTTGCCGGTCCCGGAACCACCGCTGAAACGCTCGAAGCTGTTGTCGTCCGCCAGTTGGCTGCCGAAATTCTACGGGAACGTCAACACCTTGAGCCCGACCCGGCCGTATGGCGAAACTTGGTTGAGACCGAGATCGAGGTCCGACGTGAACATGAGCGGCTCGACGAGTTCTCGGACGAATCGGCAGGGTCGCTTAAGGAATTGAAGCGGAAGATCGATGCCATCGAGCGCGCGCTGAAGTATCTGAGAGACAACGGCCTCGAGCCAGGCGTCCCGCCCAGTACTTTCGACGAGACGGATTGAAGCACGGTCGCGCGGTGGCGCAATCATCAAACTATCGATAGTTCATAAGGAATGAACGGGGCTGCTGTCAACTTTGTTGAAGTCGCGCTGCCTCAAGAATTCTGTAGTAAATTACAGCTATCGCGCGAGTAGCTGTAGAATACTACGCATAGGAGGTGGTAGTTGTGGTGCGGAAAGCGCAGTCTCTCTCGCCGTGGACGATAGATGCTCTGCGTGTTCTTGGGCGTCAGATTTCATCGGAGCGTCGCCTGCGTCAGTGGACCCAAGAAAGTCTCGCAGAGCGCGCCGGCATCAGCTCTAAGACACTCATCGGAATCGAAAAAGGCGCACCTGGCGCTGCGATCGGCACCGTGTTCGAACTCGCGTCGCTGCTTGGCATCCCCTTGGTCGGTGCCGCCGAACCGACGGCACGCCAAGTAGTCGACACTCGCTTTGCGCTGCTCCCGACCCGTGTCCACGCTCGCGAGAGGGAAGACGACGATGACTTCTGACACTGCATACGTCTGGGTGTGGCTTCCGGAGGAGAGCGAACCGGTGGTCGCCGGACGCCTGCGCGAAGAAGGCACGACACACGCATTCACCTACGGTGCCTCCTATCTGCGCCGAGACAACGCGGTTGCGCTCTACCTGCCCGAACTGCCGCTGCAACGTGGAGTCCAACGGCCGGACCCGAGCTGGGAGGCGCATGGCTGCATCCTCGATGCCGGGCCCGACTATTGGGGCCGCCGCGTCATCCTCGCCAAGCACTTCGGGCGGCTCACCGCGCAAAGCGACACCGATGACCTGACACTGCTCACGTACCTGCTCGAGTCCGGTTCCGACCGGATCGGGGCACTCGACTTCCAAGAATCCGCCACCGAATACCTGCCACGAACTTTCGAGCACCAGGCGTCCCTTGCGGAGCTTTTGACGGCCGCGGACCGGATCCAGTCCGGGGAAGCACTCTCACCCGTCCTGACCGAGGCGATGCTGCGCGGAACCTCCATCGGTGGCGCACGCCCGAAAGCACTGATCGAGGACGGCGAGCGCAAACTGATCGCGAAGTTCTCGAGCACAACCGACAATTACCCGGTCGTGCAGGCTGAGGCCATTGCGATGGACCTCGCCGCGAGCGCAGGTCTGAACGTCGCGCCTACCCAGATGGTCCGGGTAGGCGACCGAGATGTCCTGCTCGTGGAACGGTTCGATAGGCCGCCGGGTGGAACCCGACGGATGATGGTCTCCGCTCTGACAATGCTGCACATGACCCCGATGAACGGTCGATACGCTACCTACCCGGACCTGGCCGACATCATCAGAGCCCGTTTCGAGGAGCCGGATAAGACCTTGCACGAACTGTTCAGCAGGATCGTGTTCAACGTCATCGCGGGCAACACCGACGACCACGCGCGAAACCATGCCGCGTTCTGGGATGGGCGCTCACTGGCCCTGACACCGGCGTACGACGTGTGCCCGCAACCGCGCTCGTTTGGTGAAGCCAACCAGGCGATGGCCATCGACCGTGACGGCGATCGTCGCTCTCGCCTCCAGGTGTGCGAGAACGCTGCCGAGATCTACCACCTGACACGGGGGCGGGCGCGTGAAACTATCGACCGGCTGGTGGCTGTCGTGGAAAGCGGATGGGATGCCGCCGCGGACCGCGTCGGCATGGACGGCCGAGACCGTGAACGCTTACGCGGTGGGGCAGTGCTGAACCCGTCAATCTTCTACACGGATTGAGTGAGCGATGGGACTGCTATCGGTTTGATTGCCTAGGTAAGCGGGACTGCTATTAGTTTGGTTGACTCCGATGCTGTGAGGATTTCGGCTTTTACGCGAGCTAGTGGTCGTTTTGGTAGACCTGCGGTATCCGACGATGTGTTCCAACAATTCCCAAGTGCGTGAAGGCTAACTGAATGAAGCGGCGATGCGGTGGTTCCGCGCCACGACGAAACTCGTGACCTCTTTCCTATAGCTTTGGTATTCCTCCACCGTGGCCGGAAGCGTCGGAGTGGAAAAGTCCTCGAAAGGCAAAAAGAAATTCACGACGCCGTCGCTGCGGATAAGGTCCTCCAGCAAGAAGAAATTCACGTAGCCTTCGAAATCGCCGAAGAGTGAAAAGAACCCCTGGTACAGCGCCAGAGTGGCAGCGAGAGGACTGCTCTCACCGACGTAGTGGCGTCGGATGCATTCGAGAGTTAAGTCAATTCGATCGTCGATTTTGCGACTTCGCCCGCGCGCCATGTTGATAGTTTGGCCACCATCCACCGGGTTGCTCGGGAAGACGAGATATCCGCCAATGGTGCTGCCGATGTCGTTGAAGTCGTCCAAGTCAGCCTGAGGGATCTGTTTGATGAGTTCTTCGGTCCGGAACCAGTAGTCGAAGGGGTGCACGATCGAGTCGCTCGACAGCTCGAACTCGCCCAGCGCCGACTCGTGGTGAAGATAGACCCCGGGTGTGGTCGTATCCAAGGTGAATTCGGCGCCGTTCGGGAGTGGCTTACTCCAGAGCAACTGGTGGTAGCGCCTCAGCGTCGCGCTGTGCCTATCCGGATCCTTGCCACCGGAGTCTGACCTCACATCAAGGCTGATATCGATTCGTTTAGTCATAATCGTCAATCTACAGACGAGGGCCGACATAAGTGCTGTTATCAGCGCCCTTCGAGGAAGCCCGCAAATCAGGAGCCAACCAAACCGACAGCTGAATCGGCCTGACTTTCGTTCCGTTCTTCTAGTAAGGATGGAACACGATGAACAGAAGATATTCCCCGGAGATGCGTGAGCGGGCGCTCAGGATGCTCGCGGAGTCCCGGCCCGACCACCCGACGACGATGAGCGCGATCCGTCACGTTGCCGGGATGCTGGGAATGAGTCCGGAGACGCTGCGGCTATGGCAGCGGCGTTATGAAGTCGACGCTGGTGTGAAACCTGGGGTCACGACTGAGGCGGCTGCGGAGATCAAGCGGCTGCAGAAAGAGGTCTCGGAGTTGCGGAAGGCGAACGAGATACTCAGGGCTGCGAGCATCTTTTTCGCGAAGGAGCTCGACCGCCCCTCGACGAGATGATCCGGTTCATCACTGAGCACCGGGATCGTTTCGGGGTCGAGCTCATCTGCCAGGTCTTGCGACCGGCAGTGAGAGGATTCCTGACCTCGCGCGGCTATCGCTCCGCGGTGGGCAGGGCGCCGTCCGCGCGGCAGCTGCGCGATGAACTGCTCGTGCCAGAGGTCGCGCGCCTGCATGCGGACAACTACGGCGTCTATGGGCGCCGGAAGATGCACGCGCTGATGCTGCGGCAAGGCTGGGCGATCGGCCGCGATCAGACCGAGCGCCTCATGCGGGAGGCCGGTGTTCGCGGGGTGCGCAAGTCGAAGCGGGTCTTCACGACGAAGTCCGATCCGACGCTGCAACGACCGACGGATCTCGTCAAGCGTCGATTCACCGCCGATGGCCCCCGCCGGCTCTGGGTCTGCGATGTGACCTATGTCGCGACATGGTCCGGGTTCGCTTACGTCGCGTTCGTCACCGATGTCTACTCGCGTCGCATTGTCGGCTGGAACGTCGCCGCGACACTGCGGGCCGAGATCCTACCCATGCAGGCTCTCGATATGGCCGCGTGGGACGCGGGCGGAGACCTCACAGGGGTGACGCATCACTCCGACCATGGCTCGAACTATATGGCGATGGTCTACACCGACCGGATCGTCGAACTCGGCGCGGTCCCCTCCACCGGAACTGTCGGCGACAGCTATGACAATGCGATGGCAGAGGCCGTCAACAATCTCTACAAGACGGAGCTGATCCGCCAGCGCGGCCCCTGGCGGACGGTCGAGCAAGTCGAACTCGCCACCCTCGAATACGTGTGGTGGTGGAACAACCAGCGACTCCACGGAGAGCTCGACATGCGAACCCCGATCGAGGTCGAGAATGCATACTACGCTGACAAAGAATCCGCCCAACCGGCACCCGCTGGACAAGGCTCCCGATAGGAACGAAAGTCAGGCCGATTCAACCCACTATTTGGAGTTCACGGGAGTGTGCCGGAACTGTTGCGTCTTGGGTTGATTGACCCTCATCTCGCTTTCATGCGCGAACCTGCGGGCACAGCAGAAGGACCGGACCCTCTGGTGAGCGCCATTGACTCTTGGATAGGTGCAACGAAACCAGTGTCAGTCCTGGACTTCAATGGAGTTCCCGACGTCGCCGCAGAGTTGGCCATAGGCGTGATCCTCAAGCTCCTTTTTGATGTGGCAATACGCACCCCAAGCGGAGTCGACGGCATCGGCCGACCAAGCCCTGTTCTAATCGTCCTTGAAGAGGCTCATCGGTACCTCGGCGATCAGGCCGCTCCAATTGCGCGAGATGCGGCCAACCGGATCGCTCGAGAAGGACGCAAGTACGGCATGGGTCTCATGCTGGTCACTCAGCGCCCCTCAGATCTACCCGACACAGCACTGGCGCAATGCGGAACAATCATTGCGCTGCGCCTCAGCAACAGTTCGGACCAGAGCAAGATCCGGACCGCTCTTCCCGACAGCGTCGCGGGCCTCGCAGAAACGCTTCCTTCGCTAAGGACGGGCGAGGCGATCATCAGCGGAGAGGCTCTTGTCCTTCCAACCCGGGCCCTTCTAACCCGTCCAGAACCGCTTCCGCTGGCCGAAGATCCTTCTCTCGACTCCTGGCGATCAGGAACGGGATCGAGAGATGTACGGCCGGCACTTGCCAAATGGCGCGGTATCTACGAATAGGAGACAGAATGAATTTGGAATGGCGCCCCGTTGAATCGAGCCGGATCGCGGCCGAGGCGTACGACGCAGCAGCCGAGACCATCTACGTCGAGTTCCCAAAGAATTCGGTCCAGTGGTGGTACGCAGCCTGCCCGCCGGATGTGTGGGAGCAGTTCACGTCTCCTGGCCAATCGAGGGGCCAGTTCATCCATCAGGTTTTAGATGCAAAGCCGAACGGTCGCTTTGCTTGAAATCAAAGTCGCGCCCTCCCTCCTTCTTCAACCAGCAGGGGCGTTCAACCTGAAAATTTGTACCCGATTGATCATTTCGCTCGACCGACCATCAAGCCCGACTCTCCGTCAATGAGTCCCCCCTGTCCCTCGCTATAAGAGTGTCTCGAAATCCATGGGTTGCGAGACTTCGAAAGTCAGTTCAGCAATACTTCGCAAGGGCACCCAAGCGCGAATTCTTTGCGGCGGGACAAACGCGACTTCCGGTTCGCTGAACGCCACGAGTAGCCACGACCGCGGGGAAGCACCCGCAGGAGCTCCGGCGAACGCAATTAGTGCTACGTCAACACGATGGCGCGAGAGAATTGACGCATGAGCGATCTCTGCATCCACGGGATGTTGTCTGGAAGCTGTTCCGAGTGCACCCCACGCATGTAACCAGCAGTCCTTGACACGCCTGTCTTGGTCTCTCCACAGCACATGGGGCACCTCGAGGGGTGCGAGCACAAGGGCGACGACCCGGACTACGCCCAATGGGGAACCTGTACCACCCCAGGTGCGTGGCGGAAGCTGGTCAATGGGAGACCCATCACTGCCAACGGCGGCCATATCCTCGGTCTGGTCGCCAACTCGGCGTGTCGCTCCTGCATTGAACGAGCTCTGACGTAACGGCCACGTATGCCTCGACACCGTCTGGATAACGGCTGTTGGTCCATCAAAGCAACGCGATATCGGATACCTACACACGCGCAGGTGACTCCCTAAGCGGCTCTAACGGCACGCCAATATTCATTGGTGTCCCCGTGGGGCGCGCTAGCCGCCGGGGCTCCGCAGGTCGTCGATCGGAGAGGCCCTGTGACGTCTACTGGCTTCCATGATTCTGAGGAAGAGGTGCCGGCCCTCTCGTGTTCGCAGGATTACCGGTGGAGCGCCGGTTGCACGTTTGGCGGGTGCCCACACGACATAGCAGTGAGTGCGAAGCCAAGGGATGAAAGGCCTCTGCCAGTTGACGTCCATGACGAAGCCTCGGTCTGAGCGAACTCCCAACCGCACCTCATTTTCCCTTGGCTCGTCCACGACCTCCACTTGGTCCATGTCATCGATGTGGAGCAAGAATTGTGCGTCGGGATACAGTGCGCTGGTGAGTCCGATCCCTTCGTGCTCGTCTCCGTCTCCGGACCAAGCGACTTCGGCTTCGTCAATGGATGCCCAACTCATACGCAACGATCGGATGGGGGTCATTCCCTTGCGTAGTCGAATCTTTACCATCGCGTCGTTTATGGAGACGGACGGGGTGATCTCGATTCGCGGTCTCGTCATGAACGCCGAGAACAGTCCGAATGCAGTCACGATTGCTGCGATGAGCGTCACGACATCCGCGGCATGACCGATTGCATCCAAGATCACGAATATTCCCTCCCGCGGCCGGACCGATCAGCCACCCAATCGTAGCGGCACCGTTCCGATGTCCAGCTGGCCGTTGCCGCTATGGTCGGCCGGTGCGGACTCGTCGCCGCAGACGGATCGGCTTACGAACGGTCAACATCCCGTTGCGACGTAATGCTCGCAAACTCTTGGCCTCGGCCCATTCTCGACTCGCCCGGAGAACGGCCTTAGTCTTTGCCGGATTACGAGGCGCAGGTCACAAATGGCGAGACACCTGCTTCGCGCAGTTACGGCATCCACTCGATCAGTGGCGCATCGGCAGGCACGTAAAGCGGATGCCGGGGGTGCCCATCCTTTGTGACGCCGAACGCGTGAAGTCGCGGGAGCAACGCCAGCGCCCGGGCCACGCGAGCCGCGTCGGCGTTCGTGCCCCACCCCGCGACGACGGTGCCGGTAACGTCGGCGAGCACGCGATCGTTATCCGGCCCCACCGGGTCGGTCGCGGCCATCATCACTTTCGGATCCTTGGTGCGGAACGCGTACAGGTTGAGAATCACCATGCCGCCGTACCCTTCGCGCTTCGCGAAACCGACGCACCGCCGCAGTGTCGGATCGAGTTGCGCTGCGTCGGCGGTGCTCGGGTTGAGCAGCACGAACGTGATCATCGGCAGCGCCGGATCCCATACGCGGGTCAGCGTGTAACGGTACTCACCACGAATATCTGCGGTGGCAGAAATGAACTCCGACATCAGGCCTCCTCCGACCAGATCATATTGTCATATGGCGACATCGGGTCAGGTGCTGAGCCGACACTGCTCGAAGCCCAGGGCAACCGCGGCGACGCTGGTCGGCCCCACCTTGGGCATCGGCCCCACCTGCCTCGCCGAAGCTCTTGGCCGCCACAAAGTCGTCTCGCGCGATCCCGAGTCACCGATCAAGTACGTGATGGTGCTCGATTCTGCTGGCAGCGGCGTGAGCCGCCCCGTGAGAGTGGCGGCATTGGGAGTTTGAGTATCGAACTACGGTGTTGAAGTCATGCCGCCGGCGGGCTAATTCCCCGGCATCGTCGGGCCGGAGCTCGCGGCGGCCCGGCTCGCGACAGACGCTCGAAATGAGCGGAGTCGGAACTCTGTGGGGGACAACGCCACTTCCTGCCCGCCCAAGGATCGAGATGCGGTCACCGTTCGGGTGATCGTCCGACTATCGATTACCAGCTCCCGCCCGACCGACTCCTGCACGACGATTCAAAAAGCCATGCACTCCGGAAACCGGGACCAGCCTCAGACCGCCGTACGAGCTGCTGTGGTTCGGTGGGTGGTGAGCTTCGTGTGCGCCTTGCTCCGCGAGTCCGCCGCATCGGCGTAGGGGCCTCTGCCATTCTGCTGAGAGGAAGCAGAAGGGGATGCCCATGATCCATGCGGCGCTGGCAGTGATCGCGGTCGTTCAAGCTCGCAACGAAAGCTCCGGTTCAGGTAGTCCCGGCGGCTCAGTAGGTGACTTCGATCCCACCGCATGGATAGCGCTCATTCTCTCGATCGTTGGCATCCTGGTCACGGTCGTTCTCCGGTACCTCGACGGGCCTCGCGTGCGGGTTCGCGTCCGACCGGTCCTGTTCAACGTAGGGCTCGTCGGCCACACGGTCACCTATCACGGTGGACAGTGGCCGATTCCCGCCATGAGCGAGGCAGGGGCGTTGAAGAAGCCCGATCCGGGCGAGGTGATCGAGCTCGCGGAAATCGTCATCGAGAACACCGGTCGGAACCCGATGACCGTATACGAGATTGGGTTCCGGTGGTTCGGCAAGAAGAAGAGAGACCAGTGGTGGCAGCGGCGAGTTCGCCATTCGAGTGTCCCGACCCCAATCCGTCCACCGAATCAAGAGGGACCGTTCTACGCCGATGGTGACCAGTTTCGGCTGGAGCCCAACGATGTTGTATCTGTCCTGGTGAACTACTGGGACCTCGTTCGCTCGCACCGGCCGAGCCCAATGGGGGTCATCGAACTCCGAGCAGCCGTGCGGGTAGCTGGGCGGCGTCGAGTCAAGCTGTCCACACGGAAGACGCGGTGGCGCATCACTGACGATGCCGTCACATCAGTCGGCACGAGCAAGACGCTGCCCTTGCGCTCCGTCATAACGAAGTCCGTCGGGCTATCGCTGCTGTACTCCAAGAGTAAAACGCTGGGGGACGTCTACTTCCTCTCGCGGTCGCTCGAGGCGGCGCTTGAGGGCACATGGTCTGACGATTGGAAGACGAACCACGAACGCCTTCGCCACTTCCAGAAGGACTCCAACGTACACTTCATGGTCTACGAGCAGGATCAGATGACCGCATCGATGCTCATGTTCGCGCTCCACGGCGCTATCGACGACTACAAGGACGTCATCGACTGGGCCGACATCGCCCAGCCAGGCGTGCACAAGATGTTCTTCGCGGAGGCGCGAGCGGAGGAAATGACGAAGGCTATCGCGGTCGAAGCACGGGACCTCAAGGCGACCTCAGAGGGGTCGGCTGAGCCCGTTGACGAGGGCTGAGATCCCGCGGTTCTTCCCCATCCAGAAATTCCCCGGTGGAAAGAGGCACAACTGCAGGTTGCGCGAACGCAACCCAGCTCTCATCCGAAGCAAGGCCGACGGAAAGTTTGCTCGTCGAGCACGCGTGGACATCCTCTACTAGCCGCACCGCGACGGGACACGGTCACGTTGACTAGGGATTCCACTAGATCCTGATTCGGTCGTCCTGCACCTCCGAGAGGAGCAAACTGTGGTCGGCGATATGGTGACACGTACAGTTCACAAAGGAGACCCATTTGACAACCCGCGAGGAAATAGACGCGTTCAAACAGCATCGCCTATGGGCTCTGACTGCGCAAACTATCCGTGGCTTAGGCGACGCGAAGGGTCGATCGAGCACGGACCGCGAAACGATCGCTCGAACGCTCGCGATTACTAAATACGTCAATGGCTGCCGCTCGATCGAGGCATATCTGTTCCCAGCCGACCGCGAAGCCCAGGCCAACAACATCGCGGGGCAAGTTGACGTCATCGCGAGCCAGCTTGCGGGCTGGGATCAAGACGCTGCGATGCTTCCACCCACGGTGGCCAGTCTCGATAGCGCGAGCGATCAAATCCTCGCATACATCACCCAATACACTT
It encodes:
- a CDS encoding alpha/beta fold hydrolase, whose product is MSNEPILLFLHGVGDGDQDDNWKIHFAEALTRLGYPDLDTVRVIAPKYAHALKGWDDKELLPSVTIKQLGREAAKKNRRDFERRMAAIEFRLGRHDPGNGQPGGDALIGAAVGLPFFKQAHNYLRNPQIRAQVLNRILAKLPESGRLVIVGHSLGSVIAADLVRRLPVGLEVAGLVTIGSPLANGSFDVDKLRETLKEPPTNLAWWVNFWNASDPVAAHRGLSSVFPWMIDFRIDTKTVVLKAHAAVEYLNDEAVAAAIGFALFGSRSKELARIDNGVDISLDTAERLTLLALRYAYLIKLKLEGDQQDRFAGALRQVQATAVDDIRRRNASDHRGMPSAVARLAFDLSDPQATVPEPLPSSYFAKDEAVVPLTILAVENLIRPFEILIPKNKRQDAMEDLTAEMGLGSQYGADVFAAAKDAQEALSGGRGVNWVKWVALGAGAAAIVVATGGLALAAAPGLVGAAVITSALASFGPGGMIGGLLMAGTLVTAGGGGIALGLAGPGTTAETLEAVVVRQLAAEILRERQHLEPDPAVWRNLVETEIEVRREHERLDEFSDESAGSLKELKRKIDAIERALKYLRDNGLEPGVPPSTFDETD
- a CDS encoding helix-turn-helix transcriptional regulator, which gives rise to MVVVVRKAQSLSPWTIDALRVLGRQISSERRLRQWTQESLAERAGISSKTLIGIEKGAPGAAIGTVFELASLLGIPLVGAAEPTARQVVDTRFALLPTRVHAREREDDDDF
- a CDS encoding IS3 family transposase (programmed frameshift) produces the protein MNRRYSPEMRERALRMLAESRPDHPTTMSAIRHVAGMLGMSPETLRLWQRRYEVDAGVKPGVTTEAAAEIKRLQKEVSELRKANEILRAASIFFAKGARPPLDEMIRFITEHRDRFGVELICQVLRPAVRGFLTSRGYRSAVGRAPSARQLRDELLVPEVARLHADNYGVYGRRKMHALMLRQGWAIGRDQTERLMREAGVRGVRKSKRVFTTKSDPTLQRPTDLVKRRFTADGPRRLWVCDVTYVATWSGFAYVAFVTDVYSRRIVGWNVAATLRAEILPMQALDMAAWDAGGDLTGVTHHSDHGSNYMAMVYTDRIVELGAVPSTGTVGDSYDNAMAEAVNNLYKTELIRQRGPWRTVEQVELATLEYVWWWNNQRLHGELDMRTPIEVENAYYADKESAQPAPAGQGSR
- a CDS encoding DUF1643 domain-containing protein — encoded protein: MSEFISATADIRGEYRYTLTRVWDPALPMITFVLLNPSTADAAQLDPTLRRCVGFAKREGYGGMVILNLYAFRTKDPKVMMAATDPVGPDNDRVLADVTGTVVAGWGTNADAARVARALALLPRLHAFGVTKDGHPRHPLYVPADAPLIEWMP
- a CDS encoding type II toxin-antitoxin system HipA family toxin, with protein sequence MVAGRLREEGTTHAFTYGASYLRRDNAVALYLPELPLQRGVQRPDPSWEAHGCILDAGPDYWGRRVILAKHFGRLTAQSDTDDLTLLTYLLESGSDRIGALDFQESATEYLPRTFEHQASLAELLTAADRIQSGEALSPVLTEAMLRGTSIGGARPKALIEDGERKLIAKFSSTTDNYPVVQAEAIAMDLAASAGLNVAPTQMVRVGDRDVLLVERFDRPPGGTRRMMVSALTMLHMTPMNGRYATYPDLADIIRARFEEPDKTLHELFSRIVFNVIAGNTDDHARNHAAFWDGRSLALTPAYDVCPQPRSFGEANQAMAIDRDGDRRSRLQVCENAAEIYHLTRGRARETIDRLVAVVESGWDAAADRVGMDGRDRERLRGGAVLNPSIFYTD
- a CDS encoding DUF6994 family protein, with the translated sequence MTKRIDISLDVRSDSGGKDPDRHSATLRRYHQLLWSKPLPNGAEFTLDTTTPGVYLHHESALGEFELSSDSIVHPFDYWFRTEELIKQIPQADLDDFNDIGSTIGGYLVFPSNPVDGGQTINMARGRSRKIDDRIDLTLECIRRHYVGESSPLAATLALYQGFFSLFGDFEGYVNFFLLEDLIRSDGVVNFFLPFEDFSTPTLPATVEEYQSYRKEVTSFVVARNHRIAASFS
- a CDS encoding ATP-binding protein gives rise to the protein MSAIDSWIGATKPVSVLDFNGVPDVAAELAIGVILKLLFDVAIRTPSGVDGIGRPSPVLIVLEEAHRYLGDQAAPIARDAANRIAREGRKYGMGLMLVTQRPSDLPDTALAQCGTIIALRLSNSSDQSKIRTALPDSVAGLAETLPSLRTGEAIISGEALVLPTRALLTRPEPLPLAEDPSLDSWRSGTGSRDVRPALAKWRGIYE
- a CDS encoding KTSC domain-containing protein, whose amino-acid sequence is MNLEWRPVESSRIAAEAYDAAAETIYVEFPKNSVQWWYAACPPDVWEQFTSPGQSRGQFIHQVLDAKPNGRFA